In Chitinibacter sp. SCUT-21, a single genomic region encodes these proteins:
- a CDS encoding phosphoketolase family protein encodes MRGVTVAQPLSPSVLDRMHRYFQAANYLSVGQIYLLDNPMLKLPLKREHIKPRLLGHWGTTPGLNFIFAHANRIITEREVNMIYITGPGHGGPGFVANTWIEGSYEEFFPNIDRTEAGMQRLFKQFSFPRGIPSHVAPETPGSMHEGGELGYSVSHAYGAALDNPDQVVIAVVGDGEAETGPLAASWHSTKYIHPINDGFVLPILHLNGYKIANPTLLARMDKEEVTKLFEGYGYEPIFVELKQETFNDKPETFVQIHQDMAAAMDLCMDKFAAIRAKAIAERDAGQPIVRPRWPMIVMRTPKGWTGPKEIKGKKVEDYWRSHQVPFSDIDGENVLNLEKWLASYDVKSLFNDDGSVKEDIVSLAPKGQKRIGSNPVVHGQVSKDLKMPDFRNYEVKFEKPGTENAEMTRVMGKFLRDIMKENEAEKNFRIFGPDETASNRWNDVFDVSGKTWLANYFEEDKTNDFLQQDGRVMEILSEHTCQGWLEAYNLTGRHGFFSCYEAFIHVIDSMFNQHAKWLKTTRHINWRKPIPSLNYLLTSHVWRQDHNGFSHQDPGFIDHVVNKKAEVIRVYLPADANTLLSVTDHVLRSRHYVNVVVAGKQPALQYLNMDQAIKHATKGLGIWDWASNDDGGEPDVVMACAGEIPTMEALAATDLLRQHFPDLKIRFVNVCDLMTLQPKEEHPHGLSDREFDAIFTTDKPVMFAFHGYPWLIHRLTYRRNGHANIHARGYIEEGSTSTPFDMVVVNQLDRFNLAIDVIDRVPKLQKIGAHVRQKLADKLVEHAQYIAVVGDDLPEVKNWKWPY; translated from the coding sequence ATAAGAGGTGTTACCGTGGCTCAACCGTTATCTCCAAGCGTCTTAGATAGAATGCACCGCTACTTCCAAGCGGCAAACTATTTGTCTGTTGGTCAAATTTACTTGCTCGACAATCCAATGCTGAAACTGCCGCTGAAACGCGAGCACATCAAGCCACGTTTGTTGGGTCACTGGGGTACTACACCGGGTTTGAACTTCATCTTCGCTCACGCAAACCGCATCATCACTGAGCGTGAAGTGAACATGATCTACATCACTGGCCCTGGTCACGGCGGCCCTGGTTTTGTAGCAAATACTTGGATCGAAGGTTCATACGAAGAATTCTTCCCGAACATCGACCGCACTGAAGCAGGTATGCAACGCCTGTTCAAACAATTCTCTTTCCCACGCGGCATCCCATCGCACGTAGCACCTGAAACTCCAGGTTCTATGCACGAAGGCGGCGAATTGGGTTACTCAGTATCACACGCTTATGGCGCGGCTTTGGACAATCCAGACCAAGTTGTTATCGCGGTAGTCGGTGACGGTGAAGCAGAAACTGGCCCATTGGCAGCTTCATGGCACTCTACTAAATACATCCACCCGATCAATGACGGTTTTGTATTGCCAATCTTGCACTTGAACGGCTACAAGATTGCTAACCCAACGCTTCTTGCCCGTATGGACAAAGAAGAAGTAACTAAATTGTTCGAAGGTTATGGTTACGAGCCTATCTTCGTTGAATTGAAACAAGAAACCTTCAACGACAAACCAGAAACATTCGTCCAAATCCACCAAGACATGGCTGCGGCAATGGACTTGTGTATGGATAAATTTGCTGCAATTCGCGCTAAAGCGATTGCAGAGCGTGACGCAGGTCAACCTATCGTTCGCCCACGTTGGCCAATGATTGTAATGCGCACACCAAAAGGCTGGACTGGCCCGAAAGAAATTAAAGGCAAAAAAGTAGAAGACTACTGGCGTAGCCACCAAGTGCCATTCTCTGATATCGACGGCGAGAATGTGTTGAACTTGGAAAAATGGTTGGCTTCTTACGACGTTAAATCATTGTTTAACGACGACGGTTCAGTAAAAGAAGACATCGTGTCATTGGCACCAAAAGGCCAAAAACGTATCGGCTCTAACCCAGTCGTACACGGCCAAGTGTCTAAAGACCTGAAAATGCCAGACTTCCGTAACTACGAAGTGAAGTTTGAAAAACCAGGTACTGAAAATGCGGAAATGACTCGCGTAATGGGTAAATTCCTGCGCGATATCATGAAAGAAAACGAAGCTGAGAAAAACTTCCGTATCTTCGGCCCAGACGAAACTGCATCTAACCGTTGGAACGACGTATTCGACGTATCAGGTAAAACTTGGTTGGCGAACTACTTCGAAGAAGACAAAACCAACGACTTCTTGCAGCAAGATGGCCGCGTAATGGAAATCTTGTCTGAGCACACTTGCCAAGGTTGGCTCGAAGCGTACAACTTGACTGGTCGTCACGGTTTCTTTAGCTGCTACGAAGCGTTCATCCACGTGATCGATTCGATGTTTAACCAGCACGCGAAATGGCTGAAAACAACTCGTCACATTAACTGGCGTAAACCGATTCCATCACTCAACTACTTGTTGACTTCACACGTATGGCGTCAAGACCACAACGGCTTCTCTCACCAAGATCCAGGCTTTATCGATCACGTGGTGAACAAAAAAGCTGAAGTGATCCGCGTTTACTTGCCAGCTGATGCGAACACCTTGTTGTCGGTAACTGATCATGTATTGCGCTCACGTCACTATGTGAACGTGGTGGTAGCGGGTAAACAACCAGCGCTGCAATACCTGAACATGGACCAAGCGATCAAACACGCGACTAAAGGCTTGGGTATCTGGGATTGGGCATCAAACGACGACGGTGGCGAGCCAGACGTAGTGATGGCGTGTGCCGGTGAGATCCCAACGATGGAAGCTTTGGCTGCAACTGACTTGCTGCGCCAACACTTCCCAGATCTGAAGATCCGCTTTGTGAACGTGTGTGACTTGATGACCTTGCAGCCAAAAGAAGAGCACCCACACGGCTTGTCAGACCGCGAATTTGACGCGATCTTCACAACTGACAAACCAGTGATGTTCGCCTTCCACGGCTACCCATGGTTGATCCACCGTCTGACTTACCGTCGTAACGGCCACGCGAACATCCATGCACGTGGTTACATCGAAGAAGGTTCTACTTCGACTCCGTTCGACATGGTTGTGGTTAACCAGCTTGACCGCTTTAACTTGGCAATCGACGTGATCGACCGTGTACCTAAACTGCAAAAAATTGGTGCCCATGTTCGTCAGAAATTGGCAGACAAATTGGTTGAACACGCGCAATACATCGCGGTGGTTGGCGATGACTTGCCAGAAGTTAAAAACTGGAAATGGCCTTACTAA
- a CDS encoding sodium:proton antiporter → MAMAAGLDGASMSLNWVIPFAGLLLSIALFPIFAPHFWHGNFGKVAAFWGALFVLPFAMYAGLGATTGVIAHAILEEYIPFILILFALYTVSGGILVWGNLHGSPKLNTGILALGTVLASLMGTTGAAMLLIRPILKANDNRAHNVHVVVFFIFLVANVGGGLTPLGDPPLFLGFLKGVDFMWTVEHMAGPVLLMSALLLAMFYAIDSYYFNKEGVLPKDKTPDSELKIYGKRNFFLLGAIIALVVMSGIWKPGVSFEVLGSHLQLQNLVRDFGLLVIGLISLKITPAQVRAGNDFNWGPILEVAKLFAGIFIAMAPAIAILRAGTDGAMGGLVALVSNPDGTPHDAMYFWMTGILSAFLDNAPTYLVFFNLAHGDAAHMMGPYASTLLAISCGAVFMGAMSYIGNAPNFMVKAVAEDRGIKMPSFFGYMAWSICLLLPVCVVMTLVFFHY, encoded by the coding sequence ATGGCCATGGCGGCAGGCTTGGATGGCGCCAGTATGTCGCTCAATTGGGTGATTCCGTTTGCGGGTTTGCTGTTGTCGATTGCGCTATTCCCGATTTTTGCGCCGCATTTTTGGCACGGTAACTTTGGTAAGGTGGCGGCATTTTGGGGGGCTTTGTTCGTGCTGCCATTCGCCATGTATGCCGGCTTGGGTGCAACGACTGGCGTGATTGCGCATGCGATTTTGGAAGAATACATCCCGTTTATTCTGATCTTATTCGCGCTGTATACCGTGTCGGGCGGGATTTTGGTGTGGGGAAATTTGCACGGTTCGCCCAAGCTCAATACCGGTATTTTGGCGCTCGGAACGGTGCTAGCGTCCTTAATGGGAACGACCGGTGCAGCGATGCTGTTGATTCGCCCGATTTTAAAGGCCAACGACAATCGTGCGCATAATGTGCACGTCGTGGTGTTCTTTATTTTCCTTGTTGCCAACGTTGGCGGTGGTCTAACGCCGCTGGGCGATCCGCCGCTATTCCTCGGCTTCTTGAAGGGCGTCGACTTTATGTGGACGGTGGAACACATGGCTGGCCCCGTTTTGTTGATGAGCGCCTTGCTGTTGGCGATGTTCTACGCGATTGATAGCTACTATTTCAACAAAGAAGGCGTATTGCCGAAAGACAAAACGCCAGATAGTGAATTGAAAATCTACGGCAAACGCAATTTCTTCTTGCTCGGCGCGATTATCGCTTTGGTCGTGATGTCGGGGATTTGGAAGCCGGGCGTGAGCTTTGAGGTGTTGGGTTCGCACTTACAGTTGCAAAACCTGGTTCGCGATTTTGGTTTGTTGGTGATTGGTTTGATCTCATTGAAAATCACGCCGGCGCAAGTACGCGCGGGTAATGATTTCAATTGGGGCCCAATTTTGGAAGTCGCCAAATTGTTCGCCGGTATCTTCATCGCGATGGCACCAGCGATTGCGATTTTGCGTGCGGGTACCGATGGCGCGATGGGCGGTCTAGTGGCTCTAGTAAGCAACCCAGACGGCACACCGCACGACGCGATGTATTTCTGGATGACGGGTATTTTGTCGGCCTTCCTCGATAATGCCCCAACGTATCTGGTGTTCTTCAATCTAGCGCACGGCGATGCTGCGCACATGATGGGCCCATATGCATCAACGCTATTGGCCATTTCTTGTGGTGCCGTGTTTATGGGTGCGATGAGTTATATCGGTAATGCGCCTAACTTTATGGTCAAGGCAGTGGCTGAAGATCGCGGCATTAAAATGCCAAGCTTCTTTGGCTATATGGCATGGTCAATCTGCTTGTTGTTGCCAGTGTGTGTGGTAATGACTTTGGTGTTCTTCCATTATTAA
- the gloA gene encoding lactoylglutathione lyase — MRLLHTMLRVGDLERSIAFYTEVLGMQLLRRKDYPEGRFTLAFVGYGDEAHHSVLELTHNWDTPSYDLGNAYGHIALETDDIVATCEAVRAKGGKVVREPGPMKHGTTVIAFVEDPDGYKIEFIQP, encoded by the coding sequence ATGCGTCTTTTGCATACGATGTTACGCGTCGGTGATTTGGAAAGATCCATCGCTTTTTATACTGAAGTTTTGGGTATGCAGCTGTTACGGCGCAAAGATTACCCTGAAGGTCGTTTTACCTTGGCATTTGTCGGCTATGGCGACGAAGCGCATCACTCGGTATTGGAGCTGACTCATAACTGGGATACGCCGAGCTACGATTTGGGCAATGCCTACGGCCATATTGCTCTGGAAACGGACGATATTGTCGCGACCTGTGAAGCGGTACGCGCCAAGGGTGGTAAAGTAGTGCGCGAGCCTGGTCCGATGAAGCATGGAACTACCGTGATTGCTTTTGTCGAAGATCCTGATGGTTATAAGATTGAGTTTATCCAGCCCTAA
- a CDS encoding DUF2061 domain-containing protein gives MTKTITFAIVHFTVAFSVAYLLTGSFGVASALALIEPMVNTVAYFFHEKAWDAYRLTRSLMPQSTDSAADVYHG, from the coding sequence ATGACTAAGACCATTACCTTTGCCATCGTTCACTTTACTGTGGCCTTTAGCGTGGCCTATCTATTAACGGGTAGCTTTGGCGTGGCGAGCGCCTTGGCGCTGATTGAGCCTATGGTCAATACCGTGGCGTATTTTTTCCACGAAAAAGCGTGGGATGCTTACCGCTTAACGCGCAGCCTGATGCCGCAGTCTACTGATTCTGCAGCGGATGTATATCATGGTTGA
- the yiaY gene encoding L-threonine dehydrogenase yields MATTAFFIPNVNLMGAGCLSDAAKTMQAYGFKKALVVTDVPLVKIGVVKRVTDLLNSQGIATVVFDAVQPNPTTQNVADGLALLQANGCDCVISLGGGSPHDCAKGIALVAVNGGTIKDYEGVDKSAKPQLPLIAINTTAGTASEMTRFCIITDEARHVKMAIVDKHTTPILSVNDPELMLLKPAGLTAATGMDALTHAIEAYVSTAATPITDACALKAVEIISQSLRQAVKNGDDIEAREQMAYAQFLAGMAFNNASLGYVHAMAHQLGGFYDLPHGVCNAILLPHVQAYNKQVAAKRLGDVARAMGESTAGLSDNAAADVCLDAIRTLAADVGIPSGVAQLGAKAEDIPTLAANALKDACGFTNPKQPTLEEVCAIYSAAM; encoded by the coding sequence ATGGCTACGACTGCTTTTTTTATTCCGAACGTCAATTTAATGGGCGCAGGCTGTTTGAGCGATGCAGCCAAAACCATGCAGGCCTATGGCTTTAAAAAAGCCTTGGTGGTGACGGATGTGCCGCTGGTTAAAATCGGCGTTGTAAAACGTGTTACCGATTTATTAAATAGCCAAGGTATTGCCACCGTGGTGTTCGATGCGGTGCAGCCCAATCCAACCACGCAAAACGTCGCCGATGGTTTGGCTTTGCTGCAAGCCAATGGCTGTGATTGCGTGATTTCCTTAGGCGGTGGCTCGCCGCACGATTGCGCCAAGGGTATTGCTCTGGTCGCGGTCAATGGCGGTACGATTAAAGATTACGAAGGCGTTGATAAATCGGCTAAGCCGCAATTGCCACTGATCGCGATCAATACCACAGCGGGTACGGCCAGCGAAATGACGCGCTTCTGTATCATTACCGACGAAGCTCGCCACGTAAAAATGGCGATTGTAGATAAACACACCACACCGATTTTGTCGGTTAACGATCCAGAATTGATGTTGCTAAAACCCGCTGGCCTCACTGCTGCAACGGGGATGGATGCTTTAACGCACGCGATTGAAGCGTATGTTTCTACCGCAGCAACGCCAATTACCGACGCCTGTGCATTGAAAGCGGTCGAAATCATTAGCCAATCGCTACGTCAAGCTGTCAAAAACGGCGACGATATCGAGGCACGTGAGCAAATGGCCTACGCGCAATTCTTGGCGGGGATGGCGTTTAATAATGCCTCGCTCGGTTATGTGCACGCGATGGCGCACCAACTCGGTGGTTTCTACGATTTGCCGCACGGCGTGTGTAATGCGATTTTGCTGCCGCACGTTCAAGCCTACAACAAACAAGTGGCGGCCAAACGCTTGGGCGATGTGGCGCGGGCAATGGGCGAGAGCACGGCGGGTTTAAGCGACAACGCGGCGGCGGACGTCTGCCTGGATGCAATTCGCACCTTGGCAGCGGATGTGGGTATTCCAAGTGGCGTGGCGCAATTGGGTGCGAAAGCGGAAGACATCCCGACCTTGGCGGCCAATGCCTTAAAAGACGCCTGCGGTTTTACCAATCCAAAACAGCCAACGCTCGAGGAAGTGTGCGCGATTTATAGTGCAGCGATGTAA
- a CDS encoding DUF2502 domain-containing protein, which yields MKQLLLAALLASAAIGVQATEISIDGMTIKSGSTTIRFGDQDKRGYYWDGKVWRDPDYWHKHHGKGVGKDCPPGQAKKGRC from the coding sequence ATGAAACAACTCTTGTTGGCTGCATTGCTGGCCAGCGCCGCAATCGGCGTCCAGGCCACTGAAATTTCAATCGATGGCATGACAATCAAAAGCGGCAGCACAACCATCCGCTTTGGCGATCAGGACAAACGCGGCTATTACTGGGACGGCAAAGTATGGCGCGATCCTGATTATTGGCACAAACATCACGGCAAAGGCGTAGGCAAAGATTGCCCGCCAGGACAGGCGAAAAAGGGCCGCTGCTAA
- a CDS encoding GNAT family N-acetyltransferase — protein MQTITLHAPSLNDYADLLAFEIDNRAFFEARINARPASYYSEAGLIAAIEQAQKERSEDRAYQFLVRNLSQQLLARVNLTQVRRQHFHSAQLGYRVAQAAQGQGVAKQAVRQILAFAFDELQLQRVEAVVMESNLASIAVLKANGFQQYGRTEASFELAGQWHNCLYFEARKP, from the coding sequence ATGCAAACTATAACGTTACACGCGCCCAGTCTAAATGACTATGCCGATCTACTTGCATTTGAAATCGATAATCGCGCCTTTTTTGAGGCGCGAATCAACGCCCGTCCCGCATCTTATTATTCTGAAGCTGGTTTGATCGCAGCGATCGAGCAGGCGCAAAAAGAGCGCAGCGAAGATCGAGCTTATCAATTTTTAGTTCGCAATTTGTCGCAGCAGTTGTTGGCGCGGGTGAACTTAACTCAGGTACGCCGTCAGCACTTTCATAGCGCCCAATTGGGCTACCGAGTGGCCCAGGCCGCGCAAGGGCAGGGGGTGGCCAAACAGGCTGTGCGGCAAATCTTGGCGTTTGCTTTTGATGAGCTTCAGTTGCAGCGGGTTGAGGCGGTGGTGATGGAAAGTAATCTGGCCTCCATTGCCGTGCTGAAAGCCAATGGTTTTCAACAGTATGGCCGTACCGAGGCTTCGTTTGAATTGGCGGGGCAATGGCATAACTGCCTGTATTTTGAAGCGAGGAAACCTTAA
- a CDS encoding ProQ/FinO family protein, translating to MNTPENKPTSTPTTFGMLKELQKQFAVFRDCQPLAIGIDKQVIAALPEVNRRVLRSALAMHTRSVRYLKVMQNATERVNLDGSKADAVTEEQRTFAATSLHEHFKKAANERKAQQAAEAAAEADRQRAEKLSQLAQKFSRN from the coding sequence ATGAACACCCCAGAAAATAAACCGACTTCTACTCCAACCACCTTTGGCATGTTGAAGGAATTGCAAAAGCAATTTGCGGTCTTTCGTGACTGTCAGCCCCTTGCCATTGGGATTGATAAGCAAGTCATTGCAGCCCTGCCCGAAGTAAATCGCCGTGTGCTGCGCAGCGCCTTGGCGATGCATACTCGTTCGGTGCGTTACCTGAAAGTGATGCAAAATGCCACTGAACGCGTCAATCTTGACGGCTCGAAAGCCGATGCGGTGACCGAAGAGCAGCGCACATTTGCCGCAACGAGCTTGCACGAACACTTCAAAAAAGCTGCTAACGAGCGCAAGGCGCAGCAGGCCGCAGAAGCTGCCGCTGAAGCTGACCGCCAGCGCGCAGAAAAGCTGAGCCAATTAGCGCAAAAATTCTCGCGCAATTAA
- a CDS encoding carbohydrate kinase family protein: MSALICGSMAYDTIMVFPDHFKKHILPEQIHILSVSFLVPEMRRELGGCAGNIAYTLKMLGSEPLIMATVGKDFGVYATWLDQLQIRRDYITEQEGFTGQCFITTDLDDNQITAFHPGAMGMSHLNQVADVKEKLKIGIVSPDGKQGMQDHARQLAQAGVPFIFDPGQGMPMFSGEELIEMIDLATYLTLNDYEAEMMCKATGLSLEQLAQRVTALVVTLGAEGATIYADGQCYEIPAVKAAAVLDPTGCGDAFRAGLLHGLMQGWDWPTTGRLASLLGSIKIAHRGGQNHKFTLAELASQYRTAFSQVLPL, from the coding sequence ATGTCTGCTCTCATTTGCGGCTCTATGGCTTACGACACCATTATGGTGTTTCCTGATCATTTCAAAAAACACATCCTTCCTGAGCAAATTCACATTCTGTCAGTATCATTTTTAGTGCCGGAAATGCGCCGTGAATTGGGTGGATGCGCGGGCAATATTGCATATACCTTAAAAATGCTGGGTTCAGAGCCACTGATTATGGCGACCGTCGGTAAGGATTTTGGTGTCTATGCCACGTGGTTAGATCAACTGCAGATTCGCCGCGACTATATTACCGAACAAGAAGGTTTTACAGGGCAGTGTTTCATCACAACTGATTTAGATGATAACCAGATCACAGCTTTTCACCCTGGTGCGATGGGGATGTCGCATCTGAATCAGGTGGCCGATGTTAAAGAAAAGCTGAAAATTGGTATTGTGTCACCGGATGGCAAGCAAGGTATGCAAGATCATGCGCGCCAGTTGGCGCAAGCTGGGGTGCCCTTTATTTTCGATCCAGGCCAAGGCATGCCGATGTTTAGCGGCGAAGAGTTGATCGAAATGATCGATTTGGCAACCTACCTCACGCTCAATGATTACGAAGCTGAAATGATGTGCAAAGCCACGGGTCTATCGCTTGAGCAATTGGCTCAGCGCGTCACGGCCTTAGTGGTGACTTTGGGTGCTGAGGGCGCCACGATCTATGCTGATGGCCAATGTTATGAGATTCCTGCTGTGAAAGCGGCGGCGGTGCTCGACCCAACAGGCTGCGGTGATGCATTTCGGGCGGGGCTATTGCATGGTTTGATGCAAGGTTGGGATTGGCCAACCACAGGCCGTTTGGCGTCCTTGCTGGGTAGCATCAAAATCGCGCACCGTGGCGGGCAAAATCACAAATTCACCTTGGCTGAATTGGCTTCGCAGTATCGAACAGCGTTTTCGCAAGTCTTGCCACTTTAA
- a CDS encoding GGDEF domain-containing protein: MYNQPFFVSLVATICALLGAGMYLSLARGHHSERGIHTLATGGLLHQTGWLIWALMKFQAASYGAWLAVLLLLLGQLGLLAGTRRSFARPALLGWWAALLALWLVAAVASIAQLITAAQSSITQAALLAPLAIQIGREAFLPGNDEGWGFPRWLLIGTTHALAGSLIAVGLGHLLALLTAAQTSLLLAIIAAFVGLLLPYSYQLMISHRLYTRLGKLVRYDALTGLLNRRGMEEHASRELHRARKHQSSLGLMLIDIDQFRIVNQRYGYGAGDVALKKCAKRIREIAGEEALIGRIAGEEFCIIFPEKDSHSLRILAVEIEMALQALVIEHGDHSFHVSVTLSLVKFGHHGNQFEALLQHAEEKLQQRKGNLRNEKLPNDTVGAMT, from the coding sequence ATGTATAACCAGCCTTTTTTCGTCTCGCTCGTTGCGACTATTTGTGCACTACTCGGTGCCGGCATGTACCTGAGCTTAGCCCGTGGTCACCACAGTGAGCGTGGCATTCACACGCTTGCAACGGGCGGCCTACTTCATCAAACTGGTTGGCTAATTTGGGCGCTGATGAAGTTTCAAGCAGCGAGTTATGGCGCCTGGCTTGCCGTGTTATTACTTTTACTTGGCCAGCTAGGGTTGTTGGCTGGAACACGCCGCTCATTTGCCCGACCAGCACTTTTGGGTTGGTGGGCTGCATTATTGGCGCTCTGGCTAGTTGCTGCGGTAGCTAGCATCGCGCAACTGATCACTGCTGCGCAAAGCTCAATAACTCAAGCCGCGCTACTCGCGCCATTAGCCATTCAAATAGGGAGAGAAGCTTTTCTTCCCGGCAACGATGAGGGTTGGGGGTTTCCACGCTGGCTATTGATCGGTACCACACACGCTTTAGCAGGCAGCTTGATTGCAGTAGGGCTCGGTCATTTGCTCGCCTTATTGACTGCAGCACAAACCAGCTTATTACTGGCCATCATCGCCGCCTTTGTCGGCTTATTACTGCCATACAGTTATCAGCTAATGATTTCGCATCGCCTCTATACTCGATTAGGCAAATTAGTGCGCTATGACGCTTTAACCGGCTTGCTTAATCGCCGCGGCATGGAAGAGCACGCTAGCCGCGAATTGCACCGCGCCAGAAAGCACCAAAGCTCCTTAGGTTTAATGCTGATCGACATCGATCAATTCCGGATCGTAAATCAGCGCTATGGTTACGGTGCGGGGGATGTGGCGTTGAAAAAATGCGCGAAAAGAATCCGCGAAATTGCTGGTGAAGAAGCTCTGATTGGCCGGATCGCGGGGGAGGAATTTTGCATTATTTTCCCCGAAAAAGACTCACACAGCCTACGCATTTTGGCAGTAGAAATCGAAATGGCGCTGCAAGCGCTGGTCATTGAGCATGGCGATCATAGCTTTCATGTATCCGTCACTTTATCGTTGGTTAAATTTGGCCATCACGGCAATCAATTCGAAGCTTTGTTACAACACGCAGAGGAAAAACTACAACAGCGCAAAGGTAATTTGCGTAATGAAAAGCTGCCCAACGATACCGTAGGCGCAATGACTTAA
- a CDS encoding aminotransferase class I/II-fold pyridoxal phosphate-dependent enzyme, with the protein MKFDTLAIHGGYSPDPTTKAVAVPIYQTTSYAFDDTQHGADLFDLKVKGNIYTRIMNPTTDVLEQRVTALEGGIGALALASGQAAITYAILTIAEAGDNIIATSALYGGTYNLFAHTLPQYGISVRFVDANDPQAAAALIDEKTKAIYCESIGNPLGNVVDFAAFAQVAHAGGVPLIVDNTVPTPYLTRPFEHGADIVVHSLTKYMGGHGTSIGGIIVDSGKFPWAEHKARFRRLNEPEVSYHGVVYTEALGEAAFIGRARTVPLRNMGACISPFNAFLILQGLETLALRMDRHVDNALKVAEFLATHPKVEWVNYAGQAGHPSKALVDKYFGGKASGLLTFGVKGGREAGARFQDTLQLITRLVNIGDAKSLACHPASTTHRQLSPEELKKAGVSEDMVRLSIGIEHIDDILADLDQALAKA; encoded by the coding sequence ATGAAATTCGACACCCTCGCTATTCACGGCGGTTACAGCCCCGACCCCACCACCAAAGCCGTTGCAGTACCAATTTACCAAACCACCAGCTATGCCTTTGACGACACTCAACACGGCGCAGATTTATTTGATCTGAAGGTCAAAGGCAATATCTATACCCGAATTATGAACCCCACTACCGATGTGCTTGAGCAGCGCGTTACTGCGCTCGAGGGCGGCATTGGGGCACTGGCACTCGCCTCAGGGCAAGCGGCCATTACGTACGCCATCTTGACCATTGCCGAAGCGGGCGACAACATCATCGCGACCAGCGCATTGTATGGCGGCACCTATAATCTTTTCGCCCATACACTGCCACAATACGGCATCAGCGTGCGTTTTGTAGATGCAAATGACCCGCAAGCCGCCGCAGCCTTAATCGATGAAAAAACCAAGGCGATCTATTGCGAATCGATTGGCAACCCATTGGGCAACGTCGTTGACTTTGCCGCATTTGCGCAAGTGGCCCATGCCGGCGGCGTACCGCTGATTGTCGACAATACCGTGCCAACGCCGTATCTGACTCGCCCGTTCGAGCACGGCGCTGACATTGTCGTGCATAGCCTCACGAAATACATGGGCGGCCACGGCACCAGCATTGGCGGCATTATTGTCGATAGCGGCAAATTCCCTTGGGCCGAGCATAAAGCGCGTTTTCGTCGTCTCAATGAGCCCGAAGTGAGCTACCACGGCGTGGTGTACACCGAAGCGCTTGGCGAAGCAGCCTTTATTGGTCGCGCACGCACCGTACCGCTGCGCAATATGGGCGCATGCATTTCGCCATTTAATGCGTTTTTAATTTTGCAGGGTTTGGAAACGCTGGCGCTGCGCATGGATAGACACGTAGACAACGCGCTAAAAGTCGCCGAATTCCTTGCCACTCATCCAAAAGTGGAATGGGTCAACTACGCTGGTCAAGCTGGTCACCCCAGCAAGGCCTTGGTCGACAAATACTTCGGTGGCAAAGCGTCAGGTTTATTGACCTTTGGCGTTAAGGGCGGTCGCGAAGCCGGTGCTCGCTTTCAAGATACGCTGCAATTGATCACTCGCCTCGTGAATATTGGCGACGCCAAATCGCTCGCTTGCCATCCGGCCAGCACGACACATCGTCAGTTGTCACCGGAAGAATTGAAAAAAGCGGGCGTTTCGGAGGACATGGTCAGATTATCGATCGGTATCGAACACATCGACGATATACTGGCCGATCTGGATCAGGCTCTGGCCAAAGCTTAA
- a CDS encoding ATP-binding protein, translated as MACGKTSLARDLARELAAPWVPEFSRPWFAAQQRHSYSMDDIIAIAHGQLALEEQLAQGAQWLVCDTTVLVCIIWAQVRFGECPAALAKLWQPADYAIHLLTVPDLPWQDDPLRENPHDRAMLFELYRQALLEREIAPVLVQGHGRARSKSALNAIHLI; from the coding sequence TTGGCGTGCGGCAAAACCAGCTTGGCGCGTGATTTAGCGCGCGAGCTGGCGGCACCGTGGGTGCCCGAGTTTTCCCGCCCGTGGTTTGCCGCACAGCAGCGGCATAGCTACAGCATGGATGACATTATCGCGATTGCGCATGGGCAACTCGCCTTGGAAGAACAACTTGCGCAAGGCGCGCAATGGCTGGTTTGTGATACGACGGTGTTGGTGTGCATCATCTGGGCACAGGTACGGTTTGGCGAATGCCCAGCTGCACTTGCGAAGTTGTGGCAACCGGCCGATTACGCGATTCACTTACTCACTGTGCCTGATTTACCGTGGCAGGACGACCCGCTACGCGAAAACCCACACGATAGGGCGATGCTGTTTGAACTGTATCGGCAAGCGTTGTTAGAGCGAGAAATTGCGCCGGTATTGGTGCAAGGGCACGGGCGGGCAAGAAGCAAAAGTGCATTAAATGCCATTCACCTAATTTAA